The sequence below is a genomic window from Ignavibacteriales bacterium.
TATAAAGGAGCGAACTCATATTTCACTTATAGGTGAAAACCGTGTTCAATGGGGAATAAGTTTCCTTACCTCGATGTGTTTTAATTATGTAATTGTCCCGATAGACAGGAACCTGAACACAAATGAAATCCTGAATATTATTCATGAGTCTGATTCGGAAGTAATAATATTTACTGAATCTTTCGACTCAATGATAAGAGAGAAAAAATCCGTCTTTAAGAATTTAAAACATTTTATAAGCATGGATTTAAGAACCGAGAAAGAAGGATTTCTTTCAATGGTTGAACTGATGGGTAAAGCCCCTAATTTGACTTCACACAATCTTCCAAAAATTAATCCTCATGAAATTGTAGAAATAATTTTTACTTCCGGTTCACTTGGAAGAGCAAAGGGTGTAATGTTAAGCCAGGCAAATCTTTGTGCTAACCTTATGAGCATGACCAGTATGATCAAAATGTACGAGGAGGACCGCTTCCTTTCTGTTCTGCCAATACATCATACTTATGAATGCACGTGCGGATTTTTATGCCCGGTGTTCAGCGGTTCATCTGTTCATTATGCGCGTTCACTAAAAACTGTTGTTGATGATTTAAATACTGTAAAAGCAACAATGCTGCTTGCTGTTCCTCTTCTTTATGATAAAATGTTCAAGCGTATTTATAAAACCATAAATGAAGATAAACTGAAATCGAAGATCATTCCTCCGATGATACGCGTGAGTAATTTTTTTGAAGCTGTGGGCTGGAAGAGTTTTAAGAAAATTATTTTTAAAGAGTTGCATCACAAGTTCGGCGGTTCAATAAGAATATTTATTGCAGGCGGTGCGGCACCTGATCCAAAGGTTGCGAAAGGTTTACGCGAGTTTGGTTTTAATTTTATACAGGGCTACGGCCTTACCGAAACTTCACCGATTCTTGCTCTTAACAGGCTGGATCAATTTAAAGATGATGCCGCCGGTTTACCGTTGCCTGGAGTTGAATTGAAAATTAATAATCCCGATGCAGATGGTATTGGCG
It includes:
- a CDS encoding AMP-binding protein; the protein is MKLKSELVKVPTISSLQDMVLQSAQRYNSKLALEDLTNTPISKVSYSELLENVLKFGSALKKLGIKERTHISLIGENRVQWGISFLTSMCFNYVIVPIDRNLNTNEILNIIHESDSEVIIFTESFDSMIREKKSVFKNLKHFISMDLRTEKEGFLSMVELMGKAPNLTSHNLPKINPHEIVEIIFTSGSLGRAKGVMLSQANLCANLMSMTSMIKMYEEDRFLSVLPIHHTYECTCGFLCPVFSGSSVHYARSLKTVVDDLNTVKATMLLAVPLLYDKMFKRIYKTINEDKLKSKIIPPMIRVSNFFEAVGWKSFKKIIFKELHHKFGGSIRIFIAGGAAPDPKVAKGLREFGFNFIQGYGLTETSPILALNRLDQFKDDAAGLPLPGVELKINNPDADGIGEVYAKGPNIMLGYYKNQKLSDESIDNGWFRTGDLGFFDSEGFLHISGRQKNVIIANNGKNVFPEEIEDILNRSPFILESLVYGEKDDKHDEIIAVQIVTDAEAFIEFSEKNNVQITPELINETISQVIKETNKELSSYKQIKKFVVREQEFEKTTTQKIKRYLVKKSGEN